A genomic region of Pseudoxanthomonas suwonensis contains the following coding sequences:
- a CDS encoding acyltransferase yields the protein MSGSQAQVRPAWKQRPEGGTRGALALIVAIARHGGRGLARLCLYPITLYFLLVRGPERRASRAWLARARGRRAGLWQAARHIHVFAATILDRVYLLGGQLWRFDIRVHGLEPLVALVDQGRGALLFGSHLGSFDALRVLSRQRPGLKVRIVLDRAQNPVLTGIFDSLDPALARCVIDGGQPGAAIALEIQHALEAGELVALLVDRAQPHEDTAAAPFFGEPARFPLTPWKLAAALHAPVLLCFGLYRGGNRYDLHFEPFVDPSAGDVPVRGERGEWLRRHVADYAARLEHHARQAPLNWFNFYDFWSGQDR from the coding sequence ATGAGCGGATCGCAGGCGCAGGTGCGCCCGGCCTGGAAGCAGCGTCCCGAAGGCGGTACGCGCGGCGCGCTGGCGCTGATCGTGGCCATTGCCCGGCACGGCGGGCGCGGCCTGGCGCGGCTGTGCCTGTACCCGATCACGCTGTACTTCCTGCTGGTGCGCGGTCCGGAACGCCGCGCCTCGCGCGCCTGGCTGGCGCGGGCGCGCGGCCGCCGCGCCGGCCTGTGGCAGGCGGCCCGGCACATCCACGTCTTCGCCGCGACCATCCTCGACCGCGTGTACCTGCTCGGCGGCCAGCTGTGGCGCTTCGACATCCGTGTGCACGGCCTGGAACCGCTGGTGGCGCTGGTCGACCAGGGCCGCGGCGCGCTGCTGTTCGGTTCGCACCTGGGCAGCTTCGACGCGCTGCGGGTGCTGTCGCGGCAGCGGCCCGGGCTGAAGGTGCGGATCGTGCTGGACCGCGCGCAGAACCCGGTGCTGACCGGGATCTTCGACTCGCTGGATCCGGCGCTGGCGCGCTGCGTGATCGACGGCGGCCAGCCGGGCGCGGCGATCGCGCTGGAGATCCAGCACGCGCTGGAAGCCGGCGAACTGGTCGCGTTGCTGGTCGACCGCGCGCAGCCGCACGAGGACACCGCCGCGGCGCCGTTCTTCGGCGAACCGGCGCGCTTCCCGCTGACGCCGTGGAAACTGGCCGCGGCGCTGCACGCACCGGTACTGCTGTGCTTCGGCCTGTACCGCGGCGGCAACCGCTACGACCTGCACTTCGAACCGTTCGTCGATCCGTCGGCCGGCGACGTGCCGGTGCGCGGCGAGCGCGGGGAATGGCTGCGCCGGCACGTGGCCGACTATGCGGCGCGGCTGGAACACCACGCGCGGCAGGCGCCGCTGAACTGGTTCAACTTCTACGACTTCTGGAGCGGACAGGACCGATGA